In Gymnogyps californianus isolate 813 chromosome 20, ASM1813914v2, whole genome shotgun sequence, a single window of DNA contains:
- the LOC127024476 gene encoding uroplakin-3b-like protein 1 — protein MFPLLLLLLATAHGLDRLPYKPTLANSSLGGLTTTSTFVLEQPRCVFTEMQDNTVIWLVVAVRTAVRNFNNSVGPGTPERAFQKFPTSTPAYMTLNTTLLNYPCPKSPGEFTVLRVGSETGCTTDETRPTCNGPLPGPGPYWVKFLALKDSKPVAETAWSEPITLRTARQPSSIPMMGSGRSAGMIALTSILSILFAILLAGLVAMLVFCSDICGGSSTFSKPEAVTVRRYNTHHVYDQPAARL, from the exons ATGTTCCcgctgctcctcctgctcctggcaACGGCCCACGGCCTGG ACCGGCTCCCGTACAAACCGaccctggccaactcctccctggGGGGCCTGACGACCACCTCCACCTTCGTGCTGGAGCAGCCCCGCTGCGTCTTCACCGAGATGCAAGACAACACCGTCATCTGGCTGGTGGTGGCCGTCCGCACGG CCGTACGCAACTTCAACAACAGCGTGGGGCCGGGGACCCCCGAGAGGGCGTTCCAGAAGTTCCCCACCAGCACCCCTGCCTACATGACCCTCAACACCACCCTCCTCAACTACCCCTGCCCCAAATCCCCCGGGGAGTTCACGGTGCTGCGCGTCGGCAGCGAGACCGGCTGCACCACGGATGAGACGAGACCCACCTGCAACGGCCCCCTGCCTGGACCCGGGCCATACTG gGTGAAGTTCCTCGCCCTGAAGGACTCCAAGCCCGTTGCTGAGACAGCCTGGTCGGAGCCCATCACCCTGAGGACAG CCCGgcagcccagcagcatccccatgATGGGCAGTGGGCGCAGCGCCGGCATGATCGCCCTCACCTCCAtcctctccatcctctttgcCATCCTGCTGGCCGGCCTGGTGGCCATGCTGGTCTTCT gctcgGACATCtgcggcggcagcagcaccTTCAGCAAGCCGGAGGCGGTGACGGTGCGGCGGTACAACACCCACCACGTCTACGACCAGCCGGCCGCCCGGCTCTGA